Sequence from the Qipengyuania pelagi genome:
CTTCATAGCTGACTACCTCGAATTCGATTCCGTCCCAATCGAGGAAATAGAAGCTGCGCGGTCCGGGCTCGTATTGTCCCTGATTAAACGGAAGCAGACCGGCCTCGGCCACCAGCGCTTCGGCCGCATCCAGATCGCTGACCGCGATCCCGATATGGTTCATCGGCGCGCCCTTGCCGAACCCGGCAGCGACGTCCGGATTGGTGTAAATCGCGAGATAGGCCTGCGCATCGCCGAGATGGATGGTGCGTCCGCCAGCCATGGCTGGGCCTTCCCATCGGCGGGTCCATCCGGTGATCTGGGCGATCAGATCGGCGAGCCGGTCCGGGTCGCTCGACGAGATATTGACGTGTTCGAGCCGGGCGGAAACGTGGGTTCGATCGGGCATGGACATCTCCATCCGAACCGCCGCGTGTGCCCGCTTCGACAGTGAGGCAGGCTTCCCATGCGGCAGGTCCGGTGCCCACACTCATGCAACCTCAAGTTTGCTTGAGGTCAAGCCGCAACGTCGCTATCAGTGTGATCGATGGGACCGAACGACACACTTTCGATAGGCGAACTCGCCCGCCGCACGGGGCTCAGCGTCTCCGCGATCCGCTTCTACGAGGACAAGGGGCTGATCGAACCGATGCGTACTGGCGGCAATCAGCGGCGCTTTCTGCGCAGCGATATCCGTCGGCTGAGCTTCATCCTGATCGTCCAGAAGCTCGGCCTCTCGCTCGAAGAGATCGGCGAACATCTCCGCGCGCTGCCCAAGGGTCGCACACCGAGCAGTTTCGACTGGTGGAAGATCAGCGAGGCGATCCGTGGCGGGCTGGACGAGCGCATCGCGCAATTGCAGGCGATGCGCGACAATCTCGACGGATGTATCGGCTGCGGCTGCCTGAGCCTCAAGACTTGCCAGATCTACAATCCGCAGGACATCGCCGCCGAGGGCGGGGCGGGGCCGCGCATCCTGCGTTAGGTATCCGGCCCAAGCTCGGGATCGAGATCGCGCGGGCGCGCGAAGTGGACGAGCTTGCCGCATTCCGGCGTCAAATCCGCCCAATCATCGATATCCAGTTCGAAGACAGCGTAGCTCGCGGTCGGGAATTTCACCTTCGCTTCGTCGAACAGGGCGTTCTCATGCGCGGGCGCGACCAGTTCGAGGACCATGTCGCCGAGACCGGGATTATGAGCCGCGATCAGCACGGCCTTGCCGCTCGCCTGATGCAGCACATCCATCATCGTGTCGGTCCCGGCGAGATAGAGGCGGCGGTCCCATTCGGGCGACAGTTCGGGCAAGGCCTCTTCGAGTGTCGTCTTCACCCGCTGGGCCGGGCTGGCGATCAGCGCATCCCATTTGATCCCGTGGTCGCGGATATGATCGCCCATAAGCCGCGCGCCCTTGCGCCCGCGCGCGTTCAACCCGCGATCGAAATCGCGCGTGTCGCCATCGCTCCAATCCGATTTTGCATGACGCATCAGGCCGAGGATCTTCACGCGCTTTCCTTGCTCTCTTTGGCCGTTTCGCCACCCGGCACCGCATGAACACCTTGCGCGACCCGCTGTAAAGCTTCCGCGAGCGTCAGGCGAAGGACCGGGGTGCCATCGGGGAAGGCGGAGAGAAAGCGCGAGGGGAAGGCGGATGAGAGGACGACGAAATGGCCGGCATCCTCGCGCGTGCGGATCAACCGTCCGAACGCCTGGGCGAGGCGGGCGCGGATGATGCGATCGTCATGCCCCTTGGCGCCGCCGGGCTCATCCGCGGCGGCGGCGCGACGCGCCCGGTGGAGAATGGTGGGGCGCGGCCAGGGCACGCTTTCCATGACGACGCAGCGCAAGGACCGCCCCGGCACGTCCACCCCGTCGCGCAGCGCATCGGTGCCGAGCAGGCTGGCGCGCGGATCGTCGCGGAAGATGTCGGTGAGCGTGCCGGTGTCGATCGGATCGACATGCTGGGCGTAGAGTGGCAGGCCAGCGCGCGCGAGCCGGTCGGCGATGCGGCCATGCACCGCGCGCATTCGCCGGATCGCGGTGAAAAGGCCGAGAACGCCGCCATCCGATGCCTCGATCAACCGCGCATAGGCACCGGCGAGCCCGGCAATATCGCCGCGCCTGATATCGGTCACGATCAGGACCTCGGCACGGTTGGCGTAATCGAAGGGGCTGTCCGATTGGCTGGTGCGCGGCGCGATTTCGAGATGCGCGGCACCGCTGCGCGCCACGGCGTGCGGCCAGTCCGGCCCATCCTCGCCGCGATCTGTTAGCGTTGCGCTGGTCAGCATCACGCCATGCGCGGGCTCGAGCACGGTGCGGGCGAAGGGTTTCATCGGATCGACCCAGTGGCGATGCAGCCCGACATCGAATTCGCGCGCATCATTGCGATCGACGGCCAGCCAGTCGACGAAATCGGGGTCCGCCGGGCCGCCGAGCCGCGACAAGAGCGCCTCCCATGCGGCCAGCAGGTCGATCCGCCAGGCGAGCGAATGGCGTGCCCCTTCGATCCGGGCGCGCCCCTGTCCGTCGAGCCAGTCCGGCGCATCCACGATGATGGCCTCCAACCGGCCCGCCAGCTTCATCAGCGGTGTGCGGATCGCGGCGAGGGCCTGCGCCGCCATGCCCGCCGCCTCGACCAGCTCGCCGGGGAGCGATGCGGTTTCGGTCTCGATCCCGTATCCCGCCTCCTGCCCGCTCTCGTCGCGCGCATAGGTCGTGGCGCGGACCTGGGCGAGCAGGGCCTCGACGGGGCCCAAAGGAGCGCCTTCCGCCAATCGGCCCAGCCAGCCTTCCGAGGGGAGGTCCTGCGCCGCGGCAACCGCCGCCTCGACCGCCTCGCCGCCCGCATCGTCATAGCTGGCGACATCGGCGAGCCGCGCGGCGAGGCCCCGGCGCCGCCCGCGATTGCCGCGTTCCGGCCCGACGATCCAGCGCCGCAGTTCGATGCTTTCCTGCCCTGTGAGCGCGGCGGAAAAGGTCGAATCGGCGGCATCGAAGACGTGATGCCCCTCGTCGAACACGATGCGTGTCGGGCGCTGGGCATGGTCTCTACCCCGCGCGGCGTTGACCATCACCAGTGCATGATTGGCGATGACGAGATCGGCCTGCGCGCTCGCCCGCGCGCTGCGTTCGATGAAGCATTTTCTGTAATGCGGGCACCCGGCATAGACGCATTCGCCGCGCTGGTCGGTCAGCGCGGCGATCCCGCGCTTTCTGAACAGCGTGCCGAGCCAGCCGGGCAGATCGCCGCCGATCATGTCGCCATCCTGCGAATAGGCAGCCCAGCGCGCCACCAGTTGCGCTAGAATGGCAGGGCGCCCCGCGAACCCGCCTTGTAGCGCATCTTCGAGGTTGAGCAGGCAGAGATAATTCTCGCGCCCCTTGCGCACCACCACCGGGCGCGATCCATCGGCGCGCCGATCCGGCCAGGCGCGGCTGCTCTCCTTGCGCAACTGGCGCTGCAAGTTCTTGGTGTAGGTCGAGACCCAGACCGTTCCGCCCGATCGTTCCGCCCAGAGCGAGGCGGGGGCGAGATAGCCCAGCGTCTTGCCGATCCCGGTCCCGGCCTGCGCCAGCAAGATATGGGGCCTCCTGTCCTGCGCGCGCGGTGCGAAAACGCCGCCCGCGCCGCGCGCGAACAGGCGCTGCCCCTCGCGCTTTTCGGCGCCTTCGCCGGTCAGGCGTTCCAGCTTGCCCTCGATCGCCAGTTCGTCGAGCGCGACCTGCTGGGGCTGTGTGCGTTCGGGCGCCTCCTCCCATTCGGGCAGGCGCGAGAACAGCCATTTCTCCGCCCGTTCGGGTTTCTTGATGTGCGGGGCGAGCACCTGCGCCCAGGGCCAGCGCAGCCGGGTTAGCGATTGCAAAGAGGACCACGCGCCCTCCCGCTCGGCCCAATCGCCGCTCGCGCAGATCTCGAGCAGACGCGCGGCCGCTCTCTGAAGCAACAGAGGCACGGCATCGTCGCTACCCGGCACAGCGAGATCGAGCGCCTCGGCCAACCCTTTGGGTGTCGGCACGCAGAACCGCGCTGGTCTCACGAAAGCGAACAGCTCCAGAAGATCGAGCCCGGACAAGTCGGGATAGCCCAGACGATTGGCGACCAGCGGCGCGTTCAGCAGCAAGAGGGGAGTGTCGGCTGCGGCCATCACCGCCTCGCCCTTGGAACAGCCGCGCGTTTCCCCATTCGCATCGCGCAGCCATGTGCCCGCATGGCTGGCATGGATCGCGGGGAGGGCCAGGGGTTCGACGGCAGGCTCGGTCACGAAAGGTGCTATTCCAAGCCTGGAACGAAAAGTAAACAAGACTGGCCGCCGATCCGCGCCGCGTTGTGTGGTTCGCACTTGCAACAGCGCGGAAATTCACGGAAAAGCGCGGGCGATGACCATGACCGACCTGATGACCGCCGCCAATTCCTCCAAAGCCTGGCCCTTCCAGGAGGCGCAGAAGCTCCTGAAGCGCTATCCCGACGGTGCCAAGCCTGACGGATCGCCGGTCCTGTTCGAGACCGGCTACGGCCCCAGCGGCCTGCCGCATATCGGCACGTTCCAGGAAGTGCTCCGCACCACGCTGGTCCGCCGTGCGTTCGAAGCGCTGATCGGCGCGAAGCCGGAAGACGGCAAGACGCGGCTGGTGGCCTTCAGCGACGATATGGACGGGTTGCGCAAGGTCCCCGACAATGTGCCCAACCAGCAGTTGTTGCAGGACAATCTGCACCTGCCCCTGAGCCGGGTGCCGAACCCGTTCGACACCGATCACGACAGCTTCGCCGCGCACAACAACGCGATGCTGCGCGAATTTCTCGACCGGTTCGGGTTCGCTTATGAATTCGTCTCGGCCAGCGATCGCTACAATTCGGGCGCTTTCGACGATGCGCTGCGCGAGGTTATGCGCAAGAACCAGGCGATCCTCGACATCATGCTGCCCACCTTGCGGGCCGAACGCGCGGCGACCTATTCGCCGATCATGCCGATCAGCCCCACGACCGGGCGCGTGTTGCAGGTGCCGGTCGAGGTCGTGGATGCCGAGGCCGGAACGGTCCGCTTCACCGACGAGGATGGGAGCGAAATCGAACAATCCGCGCTGGGCGGCATGGCCAAGCTTCAGTGGAAGGTGGATTTCGCCATGCGCTGGGTGGCGCAGGGCGTCGACTATGAAATGTATGGCAAGGACCTGACCGATACCGGCATCCAGTCGGGCAAGATCGCGCAGGTCCTGGGCGGCAGAAAACCCGAAGGGCTGATCTACGAGCTGTTCCTGGACGAGAACGGCGAGAAGATATCGAAGTCCAAGGGCAACGGCCTCACGATCGAGCAGTGGCTCGAATATGGGAGCGAGGATTCGCTCGGCTTCTACATTTTCCCCAATCCCAAGAGCGCGAAGCAGCTGCATGGCGGCGTGATCCCGCGCGCGGTCGACGATTACTGGCAGTTCCGCGAGCGGCTGGCCGAACAGGATCTGGACAAGCAGCTCGGCAATCCGGTCTGGCATCTGGCGCGCGCGAATGGCGGGTTCGTGGGTAGCGAAGCACCGGGCGCGGGCGACAGCCTGCCAGTGACCTACGCTTTGCTGTTGAACCTCGTCGGCGTTTTGGGTGCGCAGGCGGATCGCGATCAGGTGTGGTCGTATCTGGGCAATTACATCGCCGATCCCGATCCCTCGGCGCATCCCGAACTTGATGCGCTGGTGGACAAGGCGCTGGCCTATAACCGCGATTTCGTCGCGCCCTCGCTCCAGCGCCGCAAGGCTGAACAGAATGAAGCGGCAGCGTTGCAAAGACTCGACCAAGAACTGGCCGGGATGGCGCAGGGGACCTCGGCCGAAGACATCCAGACTGCGATCTATGAAATAGGCAAGGATGAAGCCTACGGTTTCGAATCCCTTCGCGATTGGTTCAAGGCATTATATCAAACTTTATTGGGCAGCGATCAGGGCCCGCGTATGGGTAGCTTCGTCGCTCTTTACGGGATCGACAATACACGTGCTTTGATAAAGGATGCACTGGGGGACTGAACCCTGGGCAGGGATTCGCAACATGGCGGAGAGTGACGATGCAACAGGCGGGAACGCGGGCGATGCGGGGCATTCCGCGCGTCTGTCCTCGCTGCGTCTCACGGCCGACCAATTGTTTTTGCAGACCACCGCGCAGACCCGGATGGCGCAGTGCATTTCCGATCCGCATCAGCCCGATTGCCCGATCGTCTATTGCAACCAGGCTTTCGTCGACCTGACGGGATACCCGATCGACGAGATCATCGGGCGCAATTGCCGGTTCCTCCAGGGAGAAAAGACCGCGCCTTCCGCCGTGGCGCGCCTGCGCAGCGCGGTCGAGCAGCGCGTCTATACCGTGGCCGACATCCTGAATTACCGCAAGGATGGCACGTCGTTCTGGAACGCGGTTCACGTCGGGCCGATCTATAACCCCGAAGGCGAGCTTGAGTATTTCTTCGGCTCGCAATGGGATGTCAGCGAATTGCTGGCCGCGCGCGATACGATCGTGGAGAACGACCGGGTGGCGGATGAATTGCGCCATCGCACCGACAATCTGTTTGCCGTTCTGACCGCGATCGTGCGCCTGTCGGCTCGGGGCGCGGAAGAGGTCGAGGAACTATCCGAAAAGGTCCAGCGCCGCATCGAAGCGCTGGCGGCCGCCCACCGGGTTTCCCTCTCGGCCACGGGAATGGACAGCGATTCCTCCGACCTGCGCACCTTGGTCGAGGCGGTGATGAAGCCCTATCGCAGTTCCAATGCCGACCGGATCGATATCGTGGGCGACACGTTCGAACTGCCGCGCAAACACGTCACGCCGCTCGGCCTCAGCCTGCATGAACTGGCGACGAATGCCATCAAATACGGCGCCCTGTCGCGTGGCGACGGGCGGGTCCATATCGACTGGGAGGTCGAGGACGATTTCATCGTGGTTCACTGGATCGAGCTGCTGGGCCAGGCCATCGGCCTGTCCGATGGGGGCCGGGATGCGATCAGCAAAGGGACCGGCACGCGGC
This genomic interval carries:
- the soxR gene encoding redox-sensitive transcriptional activator SoxR translates to MGPNDTLSIGELARRTGLSVSAIRFYEDKGLIEPMRTGGNQRRFLRSDIRRLSFILIVQKLGLSLEEIGEHLRALPKGRTPSSFDWWKISEAIRGGLDERIAQLQAMRDNLDGCIGCGCLSLKTCQIYNPQDIAAEGGAGPRILR
- a CDS encoding lysine--tRNA ligase, which encodes MTMTDLMTAANSSKAWPFQEAQKLLKRYPDGAKPDGSPVLFETGYGPSGLPHIGTFQEVLRTTLVRRAFEALIGAKPEDGKTRLVAFSDDMDGLRKVPDNVPNQQLLQDNLHLPLSRVPNPFDTDHDSFAAHNNAMLREFLDRFGFAYEFVSASDRYNSGAFDDALREVMRKNQAILDIMLPTLRAERAATYSPIMPISPTTGRVLQVPVEVVDAEAGTVRFTDEDGSEIEQSALGGMAKLQWKVDFAMRWVAQGVDYEMYGKDLTDTGIQSGKIAQVLGGRKPEGLIYELFLDENGEKISKSKGNGLTIEQWLEYGSEDSLGFYIFPNPKSAKQLHGGVIPRAVDDYWQFRERLAEQDLDKQLGNPVWHLARANGGFVGSEAPGAGDSLPVTYALLLNLVGVLGAQADRDQVWSYLGNYIADPDPSAHPELDALVDKALAYNRDFVAPSLQRRKAEQNEAAALQRLDQELAGMAQGTSAEDIQTAIYEIGKDEAYGFESLRDWFKALYQTLLGSDQGPRMGSFVALYGIDNTRALIKDALGD
- a CDS encoding ATP-dependent DNA helicase, producing MTEPAVEPLALPAIHASHAGTWLRDANGETRGCSKGEAVMAAADTPLLLLNAPLVANRLGYPDLSGLDLLELFAFVRPARFCVPTPKGLAEALDLAVPGSDDAVPLLLQRAAARLLEICASGDWAEREGAWSSLQSLTRLRWPWAQVLAPHIKKPERAEKWLFSRLPEWEEAPERTQPQQVALDELAIEGKLERLTGEGAEKREGQRLFARGAGGVFAPRAQDRRPHILLAQAGTGIGKTLGYLAPASLWAERSGGTVWVSTYTKNLQRQLRKESSRAWPDRRADGSRPVVVRKGRENYLCLLNLEDALQGGFAGRPAILAQLVARWAAYSQDGDMIGGDLPGWLGTLFRKRGIAALTDQRGECVYAGCPHYRKCFIERSARASAQADLVIANHALVMVNAARGRDHAQRPTRIVFDEGHHVFDAADSTFSAALTGQESIELRRWIVGPERGNRGRRRGLAARLADVASYDDAGGEAVEAAVAAAQDLPSEGWLGRLAEGAPLGPVEALLAQVRATTYARDESGQEAGYGIETETASLPGELVEAAGMAAQALAAIRTPLMKLAGRLEAIIVDAPDWLDGQGRARIEGARHSLAWRIDLLAAWEALLSRLGGPADPDFVDWLAVDRNDAREFDVGLHRHWVDPMKPFARTVLEPAHGVMLTSATLTDRGEDGPDWPHAVARSGAAHLEIAPRTSQSDSPFDYANRAEVLIVTDIRRGDIAGLAGAYARLIEASDGGVLGLFTAIRRMRAVHGRIADRLARAGLPLYAQHVDPIDTGTLTDIFRDDPRASLLGTDALRDGVDVPGRSLRCVVMESVPWPRPTILHRARRAAAADEPGGAKGHDDRIIRARLAQAFGRLIRTREDAGHFVVLSSAFPSRFLSAFPDGTPVLRLTLAEALQRVAQGVHAVPGGETAKESKESA
- a CDS encoding VOC family protein, with the translated sequence MPDRTHVSARLEHVNISSSDPDRLADLIAQITGWTRRWEGPAMAGGRTIHLGDAQAYLAIYTNPDVAAGFGKGAPMNHIGIAVSDLDAAEALVAEAGLLPFNQGQYEPGPRSFYFLDWDGIEFEVVSYEAA
- a CDS encoding PAS domain-containing protein — translated: MAESDDATGGNAGDAGHSARLSSLRLTADQLFLQTTAQTRMAQCISDPHQPDCPIVYCNQAFVDLTGYPIDEIIGRNCRFLQGEKTAPSAVARLRSAVEQRVYTVADILNYRKDGTSFWNAVHVGPIYNPEGELEYFFGSQWDVSELLAARDTIVENDRVADELRHRTDNLFAVLTAIVRLSARGAEEVEELSEKVQRRIEALAAAHRVSLSATGMDSDSSDLRTLVEAVMKPYRSSNADRIDIVGDTFELPRKHVTPLGLSLHELATNAIKYGALSRGDGRVHIDWEVEDDFIVVHWIELLGQAIGLSDGGRDAISKGTGTRLMQGVIGGIGGSVESRLDPEGLRATIRVPRKVQT
- a CDS encoding histidine phosphatase family protein, translating into MKILGLMRHAKSDWSDGDTRDFDRGLNARGRKGARLMGDHIRDHGIKWDALIASPAQRVKTTLEEALPELSPEWDRRLYLAGTDTMMDVLHQASGKAVLIAAHNPGLGDMVLELVAPAHENALFDEAKVKFPTASYAVFELDIDDWADLTPECGKLVHFARPRDLDPELGPDT